A stretch of the Deinococcus sp. YIM 134068 genome encodes the following:
- a CDS encoding class I SAM-dependent methyltransferase translates to MPDLAFTHEPLAVILPAVRAVLASAGEVALTVPDPDAGVGLYAGEVTAHGLHRPWQTWADLADLLGAHLLTPERVGEGRVRVRLRAYTPGPAPDANGYSAGSEFGRVDKLEDPIFLLTLVEAMRRVSPPPGGRVLALGVNAGRELDALALAFPDRTFDVVGVDLDGSALALARARHPGASFRPLDVNTLPDPSLGRFDLVLALSLLQSPGVVAENVLRAVRREHLTSTGGLILGFPNARYRDGVLSYGARTRNYARPDLSLLVSDVAAARRHLQKHGLKVFVTGKYEVLVTAIPAGGRTPGGLEL, encoded by the coding sequence CTGCCCGACCTCGCCTTCACCCACGAACCTCTGGCCGTCATCCTTCCCGCCGTCCGGGCCGTCCTGGCCTCGGCGGGCGAGGTGGCCCTCACCGTCCCCGACCCCGATGCGGGGGTGGGCCTCTACGCGGGCGAGGTGACCGCCCACGGCCTGCACCGCCCCTGGCAGACGTGGGCTGACCTCGCCGACCTCCTGGGCGCGCACCTCCTCACGCCCGAGCGGGTCGGGGAGGGCCGGGTCCGGGTGCGGCTGCGCGCCTACACGCCGGGGCCTGCGCCCGACGCGAACGGCTACAGCGCGGGGAGCGAGTTCGGGCGGGTGGACAAGCTCGAAGACCCCATCTTCCTCCTCACGCTCGTGGAGGCGATGAGGCGGGTCAGTCCCCCTCCCGGTGGTCGCGTCCTCGCTCTCGGCGTGAATGCGGGCCGGGAGCTGGACGCGTTGGCACTCGCCTTCCCCGACCGGACGTTCGACGTGGTGGGCGTGGACCTCGACGGGTCGGCCCTCGCACTTGCCCGCGCCCGGCATCCGGGGGCCAGCTTCCGCCCGCTGGACGTGAATACGCTGCCCGACCCCTCGTTGGGCCGCTTCGACCTCGTGCTCGCCCTGAGCCTGCTGCAAAGTCCCGGCGTGGTGGCCGAGAACGTGCTGCGCGCCGTGCGACGGGAGCACCTGACTTCCACGGGCGGCCTGATCCTCGGCTTCCCCAACGCCCGCTACCGGGACGGCGTGTTGAGCTACGGTGCCCGCACCCGCAACTACGCCCGCCCCGATCTCAGCCTCCTCGTGTCCGATGTGGCCGCCGCCCGCCGTCACCTCCAGAAGCACGGCCTCAAGGTGTTCGTGACGGGCAAGTACGAGGTCCTCGTCACGGCGATTCCGGCGGGAGGGCGGACGCCGGGGGGACTGGAGTTGTAG
- a CDS encoding SCP2 sterol-binding domain-containing protein has translation MSPYRDAAHLQAILERVFRRGYTGEETSALLHQRLALAFVITAPDLRARVDGRDGQTAQVSFGPDTADLPADLTFRMDGETAHAFWSGDLNPVAAMAQGRLRVEGSLIRALALAPGLSQMQRAYREEYAALTAGEEGQRAAGGN, from the coding sequence ATGTCCCCCTACCGTGACGCCGCGCATCTTCAAGCGATCCTCGAACGGGTCTTTCGGCGCGGGTACACCGGGGAGGAGACGAGCGCCCTGTTGCACCAGCGGCTCGCCCTCGCGTTCGTCATCACCGCGCCGGACCTGCGCGCCCGCGTGGATGGGCGGGACGGGCAGACGGCGCAGGTGAGTTTCGGGCCGGACACGGCGGACCTCCCCGCCGACCTGACCTTCCGCATGGACGGCGAGACGGCGCACGCCTTCTGGAGCGGGGACCTCAATCCGGTGGCGGCGATGGCACAGGGCCGCCTGCGCGTGGAGGGGTCCCTCATCCGTGCCCTCGCCCTCGCGCCGGGGCTGTCCCAGATGCAGCGGGCGTACCGGGAGGAGTACGCGGCGCTGACGGCGGGGGAGGAAGGACAGCGAGCAGCCGGGGGGAATTGA
- the trmB gene encoding tRNA (guanine(46)-N(7))-methyltransferase TrmB, giving the protein MIFRLSDFHFPDDAARLYPDTPERPWVLEVGFGDGRFWPHHAASLPEAPNYLGVELSGVSLLKAERRLRAAGLTNAVLTKLPATVLVREVVPQGALDAIIVNFPDPWPKAGHTEHRLLRAPFFRLAASRLKSGGAVLLTTDHDEYFEFARAEAEASGVMAVERTDAPPAALETKYARKWRDLGLSAHHARFTPTAHPHVPHGAVTRSPENEENPTVPHAVLTLPQTFDPQDFAKHTARGGQTRETAPEGEGAGWTVVLLDLYRGLGREGWVFLAHVVEGELTQEVLIGVTGREDGTHLVRLARFGGPIITPGVKAAVGTVTGWLEGQGAVVRHRGY; this is encoded by the coding sequence GTGATCTTCCGCCTCTCCGACTTCCACTTCCCCGACGACGCCGCACGCCTGTACCCGGACACGCCGGAACGCCCCTGGGTGCTGGAGGTCGGCTTCGGGGACGGGCGTTTCTGGCCGCACCACGCGGCGAGTCTGCCCGAGGCACCGAACTATCTCGGCGTGGAACTCAGCGGTGTCTCGCTCCTCAAGGCCGAGCGGAGGCTGAGGGCGGCGGGCCTGACCAACGCCGTGCTGACCAAGCTGCCCGCGACCGTCCTCGTGCGTGAGGTCGTGCCCCAGGGGGCGCTGGACGCCATCATCGTCAATTTCCCCGATCCCTGGCCGAAGGCGGGGCACACCGAACACCGCCTGCTGCGTGCCCCCTTCTTCCGGCTGGCGGCGAGTCGCCTGAAATCGGGCGGGGCCGTGCTGCTCACCACCGACCACGACGAGTATTTCGAGTTCGCCCGCGCCGAGGCGGAGGCGAGCGGCGTCATGGCGGTGGAGCGAACGGACGCGCCGCCCGCCGCCCTGGAGACCAAATACGCTCGCAAGTGGCGCGACCTCGGCCTGAGCGCCCACCACGCCCGCTTCACGCCGACCGCGCATCCCCACGTGCCCCACGGGGCCGTCACCCGCTCCCCGGAGAATGAGGAGAACCCCACCGTGCCCCACGCCGTCCTGACCCTGCCCCAGACGTTCGACCCCCAAGATTTCGCCAAGCACACGGCGCGCGGCGGGCAGACGCGGGAGACTGCGCCAGAAGGAGAAGGGGCAGGCTGGACCGTCGTCCTCCTCGACCTGTACCGGGGCCTGGGGCGGGAGGGCTGGGTCTTCCTCGCGCATGTGGTGGAGGGCGAGCTGACGCAGGAGGTTCTGATCGGCGTCACCGGGCGGGAGGACGGCACGCACCTCGTCCGTCTCGCCCGCTTCGGCGGCCCGATCATCACGCCGGGGGTGAAGGCGGCGGTCGGCACCGTGACGGGCTGGCTGGAGGGTCAGGGTGCGGTAGTGCGTCACCGGGGGTATTGA